The following coding sequences are from one Azospirillum humicireducens window:
- a CDS encoding DUF6502 family protein → MPTRNPESDSPKGGGSSGATPPPAVLTAVRRVLVPLVRTLIGFGISWPMLANLLKSVYVEVAERGFALPGKPMTDSRITLLTGVHRKDVSQIRNAPPPAEAAAAAAPSFGSQVLSRWLTEAAFRDADGRPRPLPRNAPSDGGASFETLVTGISKDIRPRALLDELLHAGLVVERPDGLLELDTAAHVPRGDLDKLAYYYGRNLADHLAASGHNLAGGMPPFLERALAYDRLCPDSIAALRREADRLGMAMLVELNRMAADLADGDADREDANHRFTAGLYLYDEAEPPAPALKAADSGGETAPP, encoded by the coding sequence GTGCCGACCCGCAACCCCGAATCCGACAGCCCGAAGGGGGGCGGCTCATCCGGGGCGACTCCCCCTCCGGCCGTGCTGACGGCGGTGCGCCGGGTCCTGGTTCCGCTGGTGCGGACGCTGATCGGCTTCGGGATATCCTGGCCGATGCTGGCGAACCTGCTGAAGTCGGTGTATGTCGAGGTGGCGGAGCGAGGCTTCGCGCTGCCCGGGAAGCCGATGACCGACAGCCGCATCACCCTGCTGACCGGCGTCCACCGCAAGGACGTCAGCCAGATCCGCAACGCTCCGCCGCCGGCGGAGGCCGCCGCCGCCGCCGCGCCTTCGTTCGGATCGCAGGTGTTGAGCCGTTGGCTGACCGAAGCCGCCTTTCGGGATGCCGACGGCCGGCCGCGCCCCCTGCCCCGCAATGCTCCCTCCGATGGCGGGGCCAGCTTCGAGACGCTGGTGACCGGTATCAGCAAGGACATCCGCCCTCGCGCCCTGCTGGACGAATTGCTGCATGCCGGGCTGGTGGTGGAGCGGCCGGACGGTCTGCTCGAACTCGACACCGCGGCGCATGTGCCGCGGGGCGATCTGGACAAGCTCGCCTATTATTACGGCCGCAACCTTGCCGACCATCTGGCGGCATCCGGGCACAATCTGGCCGGCGGCATGCCGCCTTTCCTGGAACGGGCACTGGCATACGACCGGCTGTGCCCCGACTCCATCGCCGCCCTGCGCCGGGAGGCGGACCGGCTGGGCATGGCGATGCTGGTGGAACTGAACCGGATGGCCGCCGACCTTGCCGACGGCGATGCCGACCGCGAGGACGCCAACCACCGCTTCACCGCCGGCCTATACCTCTATGACGAGGCGGAACCGCCCGCTCCTGCGCTGAAAGCCGCCGATTCCGGCGGGGAAACGGCCCCGCCGTGA
- a CDS encoding DUF5666 domain-containing protein has translation MTASASPPPRRPVGIPAGRLTRNIVATLMLAAAGCAPLYDGFSRDGSMADRGIGGTGIAVTDRGIGGTGIVGTVTAFGSVWVNGLRVDLPPTTAVRIEGQPAEPGKVKLGQTVAMTAGPGGPTGLTARTLEVRYAVAGPVERAEGSSGLVMGQRIDLADAEGTTALTPGRWVAVSGLRRPDGVVDASRVDPWNPAQGWVLRGRLDAVTPTTLTVSGVTLQRGLNLAMPQVGSLVRVAGDRAAAGASGSSALSVESDPFNPFGTTVGALSVETYVDPSGQTAIPGGPRLDMSDRGTAPARVVIDSMVTSGGGLGSSRAYGAQRLGGRSLSGADPAARAAGLTRDGQRPDGPRPDGPRPDGSPPEGQESPNDAIRGHPGYAAPGWTPGPGRSAADEDTRSGLARAASPPSPGASSPVDGRFGGAHSGSVGAPGSGFGRGPGSGRGPRGPGNGPGGGPGGGPGGRGGDIH, from the coding sequence GTGACCGCTTCCGCCAGCCCCCCGCCTCGCCGCCCGGTCGGCATTCCGGCCGGCAGGCTGACCCGCAACATTGTGGCAACGCTGATGCTGGCCGCCGCCGGCTGCGCGCCCCTGTACGACGGCTTCTCCCGCGATGGAAGCATGGCGGACCGAGGGATCGGAGGAACCGGCATTGCAGTCACCGACCGCGGAATCGGCGGCACAGGAATAGTCGGCACCGTGACCGCCTTCGGCAGCGTCTGGGTCAACGGACTGCGGGTCGATCTGCCGCCGACCACCGCGGTGCGGATCGAAGGGCAGCCGGCGGAGCCTGGTAAGGTCAAGCTCGGCCAGACGGTCGCCATGACCGCTGGTCCCGGCGGGCCGACCGGCCTTACCGCACGCACGTTGGAGGTCCGGTACGCCGTGGCCGGTCCGGTCGAGCGGGCGGAGGGAAGCAGCGGTCTGGTGATGGGGCAACGCATCGACCTCGCCGATGCGGAGGGAACCACCGCGCTCACCCCCGGCCGCTGGGTCGCCGTTTCCGGCCTGCGCCGTCCGGACGGCGTCGTGGACGCCAGCCGCGTCGATCCCTGGAATCCCGCCCAGGGTTGGGTTCTGCGCGGCCGTCTGGATGCGGTCACGCCCACAACCCTGACCGTTTCCGGGGTGACGCTCCAGCGCGGGCTGAACCTTGCCATGCCGCAGGTCGGAAGTCTCGTGCGTGTCGCCGGAGATCGGGCTGCGGCAGGTGCCTCCGGCAGTTCGGCGCTGTCGGTCGAATCCGATCCCTTCAATCCCTTCGGTACGACCGTCGGCGCGCTGTCGGTCGAAACCTATGTGGATCCGTCGGGACAGACGGCGATCCCCGGCGGCCCCCGGCTGGACATGTCGGATCGCGGAACTGCGCCGGCACGGGTGGTGATCGACAGCATGGTGACCTCAGGCGGCGGACTCGGCAGCAGCCGCGCCTACGGCGCCCAGCGCCTGGGCGGACGGTCGCTGTCCGGCGCCGATCCCGCGGCACGCGCCGCCGGGCTGACGCGCGACGGCCAGCGTCCGGATGGCCCGCGTCCGGATGGCCCGCGCCCCGACGGTTCGCCACCAGAGGGACAGGAAAGCCCCAACGACGCCATACGCGGCCATCCCGGATATGCCGCTCCCGGTTGGACGCCGGGACCTGGCCGCTCCGCCGCTGACGAAGACACAAGATCCGGCCTTGCGCGCGCCGCCAGTCCCCCCTCTCCCGGCGCATCCTCGCCGGTGGATGGCAGATTCGGCGGGGCGCACAGTGGATCGGTCGGGGCGCCCGGCAGCGGCTTCGGCCGCGGCCCAGGTTCTGGCAGGGGGCCACGCGGACCGGGGAATGGACCGGGGGGAGGACCGGGCGGCGGACCGGGCGGCCGTGGTGGTGACATTCATTAA
- a CDS encoding HAMP domain-containing protein has product MVARADAQAAHATRDAAVAGLLVVAAIALTVIGLIVAKRRVSDPIRSMTDAMRRLADRDMAVAIPGLDRSDEIGGMAAAVTVFRDSMITADRLAAEQAREQAAKEKRAAHLEALMRDFDAKAMHIVETVASAATEMQGTAGAMSTTASQASEQATAVAAASEQASANVQTVASATEELSASILEIGRQIAASTRISDEAVSQAEQTDATMRVLVEAADQIGHVVEMINSI; this is encoded by the coding sequence ATGGTCGCCCGTGCCGATGCGCAGGCGGCACACGCCACGCGCGACGCGGCCGTTGCCGGCCTGCTGGTGGTGGCCGCCATCGCCCTGACCGTCATCGGCCTGATCGTCGCCAAGCGCCGGGTGAGCGACCCAATCCGTTCCATGACAGACGCGATGCGCCGTCTGGCCGACCGTGACATGGCGGTGGCGATCCCCGGACTGGACCGCAGCGACGAGATCGGCGGCATGGCCGCGGCGGTCACAGTGTTCCGCGACAGCATGATCACCGCCGACCGGCTCGCCGCCGAACAGGCGCGCGAACAGGCCGCCAAGGAGAAGCGCGCGGCCCATCTGGAAGCGCTGATGCGCGACTTCGACGCCAAGGCGATGCACATCGTCGAGACGGTCGCCTCCGCCGCCACCGAGATGCAGGGCACCGCCGGGGCGATGTCCACCACCGCGTCCCAGGCCAGCGAGCAGGCGACCGCCGTCGCCGCGGCATCCGAACAGGCCTCCGCCAACGTCCAGACGGTGGCCTCGGCGACGGAGGAGCTGTCAGCCTCCATCCTGGAAATCGGCCGTCAGATCGCCGCCTCCACCCGCATCTCGGACGAAGCGGTAAGCCAGGCCGAACAGACCGACGCCACCATGCGCGTCCTGGTGGAAGCTGCCGACCAGATCGGCCATGTGGTGGAGATGATCAACTCCATCG
- a CDS encoding ROK family protein: MVDWQRLSDGERAMLERLFWSGGLSRGELATSVDFSKSKANLAISSLIARELIEEGGVQPSSGGRRPEVLRLSHRMGVLAGIDIGATSLDVALLAPDMTVLDHRSEAAEVRDGPAALFARVRDLLREARERCGIGAAQVLGIGVGVPGPVAFDSGMLVNPPLLPGWESFSIRDCLAEEYAAPVFVDNDVNIMALGTHWRLRGQLQNFLVIKIGTGIGCGIICHGIVYRGRDGSAGDVGHICVDPQGPVCHCGNAGCVEAMAAGPAIARMAEQAARAGESPRLMELLERNGALTTVDLGNASRAGDAAANAIVQQAGAHIGRMLAAVVNFFNPSHIFIGGGVARIGPLLLASIRQSVYQRSLALSTRHLDIQYVPEVESAGVIGAAVMAVQETMLAGAGGQLRT, encoded by the coding sequence ATGGTTGACTGGCAACGTCTGTCCGACGGTGAGCGCGCCATGCTGGAGCGGCTGTTCTGGTCGGGCGGGCTGTCGCGCGGCGAACTGGCCACGTCGGTCGACTTCTCCAAGAGCAAGGCGAATCTCGCGATATCGAGCCTGATCGCGCGCGAGCTGATCGAGGAGGGTGGGGTGCAGCCCTCGTCCGGTGGGCGGCGGCCGGAGGTGCTGCGGCTGAGCCACCGCATGGGGGTGCTGGCGGGGATCGACATCGGCGCCACCAGCCTGGACGTCGCTCTGCTGGCGCCGGACATGACGGTGCTGGATCACCGGTCGGAAGCGGCCGAGGTCCGCGACGGTCCGGCCGCCCTGTTCGCACGCGTGCGAGATCTGCTGCGCGAGGCGCGGGAGCGTTGCGGGATCGGCGCTGCACAGGTGTTGGGGATCGGGGTCGGCGTACCGGGGCCGGTCGCCTTCGACAGCGGCATGCTGGTCAACCCGCCGCTGCTGCCGGGATGGGAGAGCTTCTCGATCCGCGATTGTCTGGCCGAAGAGTATGCCGCACCGGTCTTCGTCGACAACGACGTGAACATCATGGCGCTGGGAACCCATTGGCGCCTGCGCGGCCAGCTTCAGAACTTTCTGGTCATCAAGATCGGCACCGGCATCGGCTGCGGCATCATCTGCCACGGCATTGTCTATCGCGGACGGGACGGTTCAGCCGGCGACGTCGGGCATATCTGTGTCGATCCGCAGGGACCGGTCTGCCATTGCGGCAATGCCGGCTGCGTCGAGGCGATGGCGGCCGGTCCGGCCATCGCCCGCATGGCGGAACAGGCGGCACGCGCCGGCGAAAGCCCGCGGTTGATGGAGTTGCTGGAGCGCAACGGCGCTCTGACCACCGTCGATCTCGGCAATGCCAGCCGTGCGGGCGACGCAGCCGCCAATGCCATCGTCCAGCAGGCCGGCGCCCATATCGGCCGGATGCTGGCGGCGGTGGTCAATTTCTTCAACCCGTCGCACATCTTCATCGGCGGCGGCGTCGCCCGGATCGGGCCGCTGCTGCTGGCCTCGATCCGGCAGAGCGTCTATCAGCGCTCGCTTGCCCTCTCCACCCGGCATCTCGACATCCAGTATGTGCCGGAGGTGGAGAGCGCCGGGGTGATCGGGGCGGCGGTGATGGCGGTGCAGGAAACCATGCTGGCGGGGGCGGGCGGGCAGCTGCGGACCTGA
- a CDS encoding sugar ABC transporter ATP-binding protein — translation MSLHVAFDGIIKEFGPKGSGAVRVLHGVGFDLHPGRVHGLLGENGAGKSTLMKILAGYHAPTSGTLRIDGEAVTFKSSRDAEKQGIVLIHQELSLADDLTVAQNMFLGHEIRRGWLLDDRAMRTQAAEALRQVGFDRDPDTKVRDLIVAEKQLVEIAKAQLRNARLLIMDEPTASLTPSECDRLFGLIDRLRRDGVTIVYISHKLDEVERITDEVIVMRDGRFVARAPTAETPRQRMATLMVGRELTDMFPDKRIPILGPALGRPLMAVRGLTVPGWAEDVSFDLHPGEILGFAGLVGAGRTELFEGILGLRPRSGGTVEIEGRPVTLRNPREAMRNGLTYLSEDRKGKGLHVTMGLSDNLTLMTLRHHAQPLLSPASEERALEHAVASFGIRGDPRGTASSLSGGNQQKLAIAKFLEPDPRVFVLDEPTRGVDVGAKRDIYFLIARLAAEGRGVIVISSELIELIGLCHRVIVMRGRRVTATVPADRLSEEELIAHAIGTRPNPSH, via the coding sequence ATGAGCCTGCATGTCGCCTTCGACGGCATCATCAAGGAATTCGGGCCAAAAGGATCGGGGGCCGTGCGGGTTCTGCACGGCGTCGGCTTCGACCTGCATCCGGGCCGGGTGCATGGGCTGCTGGGTGAGAATGGCGCCGGCAAATCGACGCTGATGAAGATCCTCGCCGGCTATCACGCGCCGACCTCCGGCACGCTCCGCATCGACGGCGAGGCGGTGACGTTCAAAAGCTCCCGCGACGCCGAGAAGCAGGGGATCGTGCTGATCCACCAGGAACTCAGCCTCGCCGACGACCTGACCGTCGCGCAGAACATGTTCCTCGGGCACGAGATCAGGCGCGGCTGGCTGCTGGACGACCGTGCGATGCGAACACAGGCGGCCGAAGCCCTGCGTCAGGTCGGCTTCGACCGCGATCCCGACACCAAGGTGCGCGACCTGATCGTCGCCGAAAAGCAGCTGGTGGAAATCGCCAAGGCGCAGTTGCGCAACGCCCGCCTGCTGATCATGGACGAGCCGACGGCCAGCCTGACCCCGTCCGAATGCGACCGGCTGTTCGGGCTGATCGACCGGCTGCGGCGGGACGGCGTCACCATCGTCTACATCTCCCACAAGCTGGACGAAGTGGAACGCATCACCGACGAGGTGATCGTGATGCGCGACGGCCGCTTCGTCGCCCGTGCTCCCACCGCCGAGACGCCACGCCAGCGCATGGCGACGCTGATGGTCGGGCGCGAGCTGACCGACATGTTCCCGGACAAGCGAATCCCGATCCTGGGCCCGGCCCTCGGCAGGCCGCTGATGGCGGTGCGCGGCCTGACCGTGCCCGGCTGGGCGGAGGATGTCAGCTTCGACCTCCACCCTGGTGAGATCCTGGGCTTCGCCGGTCTGGTCGGCGCCGGCCGCACCGAACTGTTCGAAGGCATCCTGGGCCTGCGCCCGCGCAGCGGCGGCACCGTCGAGATCGAAGGCCGCCCGGTCACCTTGCGCAACCCGCGCGAGGCGATGCGCAACGGGCTGACCTATCTCAGCGAGGATCGCAAGGGCAAGGGTCTGCACGTCACCATGGGGCTCAGCGACAATTTGACCCTGATGACGCTTCGCCACCACGCCCAGCCGCTGTTGTCGCCGGCCTCGGAGGAGCGGGCGCTGGAGCATGCCGTCGCCAGCTTCGGCATTCGCGGCGATCCGCGGGGAACTGCGTCGTCCCTGTCCGGCGGCAACCAGCAGAAGCTGGCCATCGCCAAGTTCCTGGAACCCGACCCGCGCGTCTTCGTGCTGGACGAGCCGACGCGCGGCGTCGATGTCGGCGCCAAGCGGGACATCTATTTCCTGATCGCGCGGCTGGCCGCCGAAGGGCGCGGCGTGATCGTCATTTCATCGGAACTGATCGAACTGATCGGGCTCTGCCACCGGGTGATCGTGATGCGCGGGCGCCGGGTGACCGCGACCGTGCCCGCCGACCGGCTCAGCGAAGAGGAGTTGATTGCCCATGCCATCGGCACCCGCCCCAACCCCAGCCACTGA
- a CDS encoding ABC transporter permease — translation MPSAPAPTPATEVRRDGAAPRKPARRFDPHRFGPVIGLVLLLIAGTALNPDFATWDNLMNVLTRTAFIGIISIGMCFVIISGGIDLSVGSMAALIAGAMILLMNALAGSVASPVAVVGLGMLFALLLGGGFGLAHGYLVTRGRIEPFIVTLGTLGIFRAVLTWLADGGAITLDNDLSDAYGPVYYGSLLGIPVPVWVFLVVSVAGAVLLNRTAFGRYVQAIGSNEQVARFAAVDVDRVKLLTYGLLGVCVGIATVLYVPRLGSASPTTGLLWELEAIAAVIVGGTSFKGGEGRIAGTVIGAVLLSVISNILNLTSIISVYLNAAVQGCVIIAVAFLQRRRP, via the coding sequence ATGCCATCGGCACCCGCCCCAACCCCAGCCACTGAGGTCCGGCGCGACGGTGCGGCACCGCGCAAGCCGGCCCGCCGCTTCGACCCGCACCGCTTCGGCCCGGTCATCGGGCTGGTGCTGCTGCTGATCGCCGGCACGGCGCTGAACCCGGATTTCGCCACCTGGGACAACCTGATGAACGTGCTGACCCGCACGGCCTTCATCGGCATCATCTCCATCGGCATGTGCTTCGTCATCATCTCCGGTGGGATCGACCTGTCGGTGGGATCGATGGCGGCGCTGATCGCCGGCGCGATGATCCTGCTGATGAACGCGCTGGCCGGATCGGTCGCTTCGCCGGTCGCGGTGGTGGGGCTCGGCATGCTGTTCGCGCTGCTGCTGGGCGGCGGCTTCGGGCTGGCACACGGCTATCTGGTCACGCGCGGGCGGATCGAGCCCTTCATCGTCACGCTGGGCACACTCGGCATCTTCCGCGCCGTGCTGACCTGGCTGGCCGACGGCGGCGCCATCACGCTGGACAACGACCTGTCGGACGCCTACGGCCCGGTCTATTACGGCAGCCTGCTGGGCATCCCGGTGCCGGTCTGGGTCTTCCTGGTGGTGTCGGTCGCCGGTGCCGTCCTGCTGAACCGCACCGCCTTCGGCCGCTATGTCCAGGCCATCGGCTCCAACGAACAGGTCGCCCGCTTCGCCGCGGTGGATGTCGACCGGGTGAAGCTGCTGACCTACGGGCTGCTCGGCGTCTGCGTCGGCATCGCCACGGTTCTGTATGTGCCGCGCCTGGGCTCCGCCTCCCCCACCACCGGCCTGCTGTGGGAGCTGGAGGCCATCGCCGCGGTGATCGTCGGCGGCACCTCCTTCAAGGGGGGCGAGGGGCGGATCGCCGGCACGGTGATCGGTGCGGTTCTGCTGTCGGTCATCAGCAACATCCTGAACCTGACCAGCATCATCAGCGTCTATCTGAACGCGGCGGTCCAGGGCTGCGTCATCATCGCCGTCGCCTTCCTGCAGCGCCGGCGTCCCTAA
- a CDS encoding substrate-binding domain-containing protein has protein sequence MAATVALGCALGGVAFAADTVKLGVSIPAATHGFTGGIVWWANQAKAELEKAHPNLKITVKTASGAPEQANQLQDLVTVTKIDSLVIFPFESAALTQPVLQAKKKNVYVTVVDRGLTDPSAQDAYIAGDNTAFGRIPAEYIAKKYNGKANIVALRGIPTTLDNERWEAFTGVLKQYPDIKILDGKYANWNRDDAFKVTQDFLTRFKDIDVVWAADDDMAFGVLKAIEQAKRTDIKEVFGGAGSKTMVKTIMDGSNPLIHADVSYSPKFIYDAIKMTAEARLKGDKLPATHIIPSALITKENAKEFYFPDSPY, from the coding sequence ATGGCCGCGACGGTCGCCCTCGGTTGCGCACTGGGCGGCGTCGCCTTCGCGGCGGACACGGTAAAGCTGGGCGTCAGCATCCCGGCCGCCACCCACGGCTTCACCGGCGGCATCGTCTGGTGGGCCAATCAGGCGAAGGCGGAGCTGGAGAAGGCCCACCCCAACCTGAAGATCACCGTCAAGACCGCCAGCGGCGCGCCGGAACAGGCGAACCAGCTTCAGGATCTGGTGACGGTGACCAAGATCGACTCGCTGGTCATCTTCCCCTTCGAATCCGCCGCCCTGACCCAGCCGGTGCTGCAGGCGAAGAAGAAGAACGTCTATGTCACCGTCGTCGACCGCGGCCTGACCGATCCCAGCGCGCAGGACGCCTATATCGCCGGCGACAACACCGCCTTCGGCCGCATCCCGGCCGAATACATCGCCAAGAAATACAACGGCAAGGCCAACATCGTGGCGCTCCGCGGCATCCCGACCACGCTCGACAACGAGCGCTGGGAGGCCTTCACCGGCGTGCTGAAACAGTATCCGGACATCAAGATCCTCGATGGCAAATACGCCAACTGGAACCGTGACGACGCCTTCAAGGTGACGCAGGACTTCCTGACCCGCTTCAAGGACATCGACGTCGTCTGGGCCGCCGACGACGACATGGCCTTCGGTGTGCTGAAGGCCATCGAGCAGGCCAAGCGCACCGACATCAAGGAGGTGTTCGGCGGCGCCGGGTCCAAGACGATGGTGAAGACCATCATGGACGGCTCCAACCCGCTGATCCACGCCGACGTGTCCTATTCGCCGAAGTTCATCTACGACGCCATCAAGATGACCGCCGAGGCGCGCCTGAAGGGCGACAAGCTGCCGGCGACCCACATCATCCCGTCGGCGCTGATCACCAAGGAGAACGCCAAGGAGTTCTATTTCCCGGATTCGCCGTACTGA
- a CDS encoding sugar phosphate isomerase/epimerase family protein produces MKTIKGPAIFLAQFAGDAAPFNSLDAIARWAAGLGFKGVQIPSWDHRLFDLHKAATSRTYCDEVKGTLADAGVEMTELSTHLQGQLVAVHPAYDALYDGFAPAEVHGRPDARQAWAVEQLHLAAKASANLGLTAHATFSGALAWPYLYPWPQRPPGLIETAFDELAKRWRPILDAFDEAGCDLCYEIHPGEDLFDGTTFQMFLDRVGGHKRCNILFDPSHFVLQQLDYLGYIDVFRDRIRMVHVKDAEFNPTPWQGVYSGYAPWKDRAGRFRSLGDGQVDFRGIFSKLTQYGFDGWAVLEWECCIKHPEQGAAEGARFIQDHIIRVTDRAFDDFADAGTDEAANRRILGLGKGAS; encoded by the coding sequence ATGAAGACCATCAAAGGCCCGGCGATCTTCCTCGCCCAGTTCGCGGGTGACGCAGCCCCCTTCAACTCGCTGGACGCCATCGCCCGCTGGGCCGCCGGCCTCGGCTTCAAGGGCGTGCAGATCCCCAGCTGGGACCACCGCCTGTTCGACCTGCACAAGGCGGCGACCAGCCGCACCTATTGCGACGAGGTCAAGGGCACGCTGGCCGATGCCGGCGTCGAGATGACCGAGCTGTCGACCCACCTGCAGGGCCAACTCGTCGCCGTCCACCCCGCCTATGACGCGCTCTACGACGGCTTCGCCCCGGCGGAAGTCCATGGCCGCCCCGACGCCCGGCAAGCCTGGGCGGTGGAACAGCTGCACCTCGCCGCCAAGGCGTCGGCGAATCTCGGCCTGACCGCGCACGCCACCTTCTCGGGCGCGCTGGCCTGGCCCTATCTCTACCCGTGGCCGCAGCGTCCGCCCGGATTGATCGAGACCGCCTTCGACGAGTTGGCGAAGCGCTGGCGCCCGATCCTCGACGCCTTCGACGAGGCCGGCTGCGACCTCTGCTACGAGATCCACCCCGGCGAGGACCTGTTCGACGGAACCACCTTCCAGATGTTCCTCGACCGGGTGGGCGGGCATAAGCGCTGCAACATCCTGTTCGACCCCAGCCACTTCGTCCTGCAACAGCTGGACTATCTCGGCTACATCGACGTGTTCCGCGACCGCATCCGCATGGTCCACGTCAAGGATGCCGAGTTCAATCCGACCCCGTGGCAGGGCGTCTATTCCGGCTATGCTCCGTGGAAGGACCGGGCCGGGCGCTTCCGCTCGCTCGGCGACGGGCAGGTCGATTTCCGCGGCATCTTCTCCAAGCTGACCCAGTACGGCTTCGACGGCTGGGCGGTGCTGGAATGGGAATGCTGCATCAAGCATCCCGAACAGGGAGCCGCAGAGGGCGCCCGCTTCATCCAGGACCACATCATCCGCGTCACCGACCGCGCCTTCGACGATTTCGCCGATGCCGGAACCGACGAGGCGGCCAACCGCCGGATCCTCGGTCTGGGGAAAGGAGCATCATGA
- a CDS encoding Gfo/Idh/MocA family protein gives MSADQAPASSRRLRLGMVGGGQGAFIGAVHRIAARIDDRYELVAGALSSNPERARASGAELFLAPDRCYDDFQTMAKAEAARPDGIDAVAIVTPNHLHYPAAKAFLQAGIHVICDKPLVHTVEEAEDLAALVRSRDLVFVLTHNYSGYPMIRQARAMVDSGMLGRIRVVQAEYAQDWLATDLEANGNKQASWRTDPAQSGIAGCLGDIGTHAFHLAEFVTGLRCSDLAADLTAFVPNRRLDDNAHIMMRFDGGARGMLWASQVSPGTTNGLRLRVFGEAGGLEWQQEQPNELRFTPLGEPTRSLLRAGAGSLPAASAISRTPAGHPEGYLEGFAQIYRDAADLIAARLDGRPAPADVPLPTVEDGVRGVRFIHGAVESSRRNAAWVSLAG, from the coding sequence ATGAGCGCGGATCAAGCACCGGCGTCGTCGAGACGCTTGCGGCTGGGCATGGTCGGCGGTGGCCAAGGCGCCTTCATCGGCGCCGTCCACCGCATCGCCGCCCGCATCGACGACCGCTATGAACTGGTCGCCGGCGCCCTGTCCTCCAACCCGGAACGGGCGCGGGCCAGCGGGGCTGAGCTGTTCCTGGCGCCCGACCGCTGTTACGACGACTTCCAGACGATGGCGAAAGCGGAGGCGGCACGCCCGGACGGCATCGATGCGGTCGCCATCGTGACCCCCAACCACCTGCATTACCCGGCCGCGAAAGCCTTCCTCCAGGCCGGCATCCATGTCATCTGCGACAAGCCGCTGGTCCATACGGTCGAGGAGGCGGAGGACCTTGCCGCCCTGGTGCGCAGCCGTGACCTCGTCTTCGTGCTGACCCACAATTACAGCGGCTATCCGATGATCCGGCAGGCCCGTGCCATGGTGGACTCGGGCATGCTGGGCCGGATCAGGGTGGTTCAGGCCGAATATGCCCAGGACTGGCTGGCGACCGACCTGGAGGCCAACGGCAACAAGCAGGCCTCCTGGCGCACCGACCCGGCACAGAGCGGCATCGCCGGCTGCCTCGGCGACATCGGCACCCACGCCTTCCATCTTGCCGAGTTCGTGACCGGTCTGCGCTGCAGCGATCTCGCCGCCGACCTGACCGCCTTCGTGCCCAACCGGCGGCTGGACGACAACGCCCACATCATGATGCGCTTCGACGGCGGCGCCCGCGGCATGCTGTGGGCCAGTCAGGTCAGCCCCGGCACCACCAACGGCCTGCGCCTGCGTGTCTTCGGCGAGGCCGGCGGATTGGAATGGCAGCAGGAACAGCCCAACGAGCTGCGCTTCACCCCGCTGGGCGAGCCGACCCGCAGCCTGCTGCGCGCCGGTGCGGGAAGCCTGCCGGCGGCCAGCGCCATCTCGCGCACCCCAGCCGGCCATCCTGAAGGCTATCTGGAAGGCTTCGCCCAGATCTACCGCGATGCCGCCGATCTCATCGCCGCCCGCCTGGACGGCCGTCCGGCCCCCGCCGACGTACCCTTGCCAACGGTGGAGGATGGGGTGCGCGGCGTACGCTTCATCCACGGCGCGGTGGAGTCAAGCCGACGCAATGCCGCGTGGGTGTCATTGGCTGGCTAG